A window of the Salvelinus alpinus chromosome 3, SLU_Salpinus.1, whole genome shotgun sequence genome harbors these coding sequences:
- the LOC139570613 gene encoding V-set and transmembrane domain-containing protein 4-like isoform X2, translating into MDWLTVEMNFSYVMYVLLTRALIAGVCEALNVTVTPGPVVMVREGENLTLSCLVSQKKRSNSFLVLRWLFSPPPPSFAPLPPSPSPPLPEQLIVKLTMKKIQIYGNYSFRFSQPKFHLYEEREGREGRTEEGEVYGLLVLNVTRRDRGFYTCRVQEIRRHRNSWKASSNGTSAAQLTVYIPLDRSDEGVWRLFGDVYLCAVLLCSLGLLSIFLFTLVLTCQYLHTRHTLKKASYYLVKCPESCSGEMVTSSVSSSRLSPGNHRKEKRHKACRRDTPREPEETPPHIPEKVPVAAERQSPRKPLRLKSQPRRPVRSSVYEEDSLTYAELELVRPRPETPSSTSPSSLSIPEPLASSPSSSDTVYAQILFREKPL; encoded by the exons ATGGATTGGTTGACTGTGGAAATGAACTTCTCCTATGTAATGTATGTTCTCTTGACTAGAGCTCTCATAGCAG gtgtgtgtgaggcccTGAACGTGACCGTGACCCCTGGGCCAGTTGTCATGGTTAGGGAGGGTGAGAACCTGACCCTGTCCTGCCTCGTCTCCCAGAAGAAGAGGAGCAACAGCTTCCTTGTCCTCCGAtggctcttctctcctcctcctccctcttttgctcctctccctccatccccctctcctcctcttcctgaaCAGCTGATTGTGAAGTTGACCATGAAGAAGATACAGATCTATGGGAACTACAGTTTCCGGTTCTCCCAGCCCAAGTTCCATCtgtatgaggagagagaggggagagagggaaggacagaggagggagaggtgtATGGACTGCTGGTTCTGAATGTGACTCGAAGGGACCGAGGGTTCTACACCTGCAGGGTCCAGGAGATACGCAGACACAGAAACAGCTGGAAGGCTTCGTCTAATGGCACCTCTGCAGCCCAGCTCACTG TATACATCCCACTGGACAGGAGCGATGAGGGAGTGTGGCGTCTATTTGGAG ATGTCTACTTGTGTGCAGTGCTCCTCTGCTCCTTGGGACTGCTCTCCATCTTCCTGTTCACGCTGGTCCTCACCTGCCAGTATCTGCACACACGTCATACACTCAaaaaag CCAGTTATTACCTGGTCAAGTGTCCAGAGAGCTG CTCTGGAGAGATGGTGACCAGTTCAGTGAGCTCCTCCAGACTGTCTCCTGGAAACCACAGGAAGGAGAAGAGACACAAAGCATGCaggagagacacacccagagaacCAGAGGAGACACCaccacacataccagagaaag TGCCTGTAGCTGCAGAGAGACAGAGTCCCAGGAAGCCTCTACGCTTAAAGAGCCAGCCCAGGAGGCCGGTTAGG tcgAGCGTCTATGAGGAGGACAGCCTGACGTATGCAGAGTTGGAGCTAGTACGACCCAGGCCTGaaaccccctcctccacctctccgtcttctctctccatccccgaGCCTCTAGCCTCCAGCCCTTCCAGCTCTGACACTGTCTACGCCCAGATCCTATTCCGGGAGAAACCGCTGTAG
- the LOC139570613 gene encoding V-set and transmembrane domain-containing protein 4-like isoform X3 gives MVREGENLTLSCLVSQKKRSNSFLVLRWLFSPPPPSFAPLPPSPSPPLPEQLIVKLTMKKIQIYGNYSFRFSQPKFHLYEEREGREGRTEEGEVYGLLVLNVTRRDRGFYTCRVQEIRRHRNSWKASSNGTSAAQLTVYIPLDRSDEGVWRLFGDVYLCAVLLCSLGLLSIFLFTLVLTCQYLHTRHTLKKASYYLVKCPESCNPSSGEMVTSSVSSSRLSPGNHRKEKRHKACRRDTPREPEETPPHIPEKVPVAAERQSPRKPLRLKSQPRRPVRSSVYEEDSLTYAELELVRPRPETPSSTSPSSLSIPEPLASSPSSSDTVYAQILFREKPL, from the exons ATGGTTAGGGAGGGTGAGAACCTGACCCTGTCCTGCCTCGTCTCCCAGAAGAAGAGGAGCAACAGCTTCCTTGTCCTCCGAtggctcttctctcctcctcctccctcttttgctcctctccctccatccccctctcctcctcttcctgaaCAGCTGATTGTGAAGTTGACCATGAAGAAGATACAGATCTATGGGAACTACAGTTTCCGGTTCTCCCAGCCCAAGTTCCATCtgtatgaggagagagaggggagagagggaaggacagaggagggagaggtgtATGGACTGCTGGTTCTGAATGTGACTCGAAGGGACCGAGGGTTCTACACCTGCAGGGTCCAGGAGATACGCAGACACAGAAACAGCTGGAAGGCTTCGTCTAATGGCACCTCTGCAGCCCAGCTCACTG TATACATCCCACTGGACAGGAGCGATGAGGGAGTGTGGCGTCTATTTGGAG ATGTCTACTTGTGTGCAGTGCTCCTCTGCTCCTTGGGACTGCTCTCCATCTTCCTGTTCACGCTGGTCCTCACCTGCCAGTATCTGCACACACGTCATACACTCAaaaaag CCAGTTATTACCTGGTCAAGTGTCCAGAGAGCTG TAACCCCAGCTCTGGAGAGATGGTGACCAGTTCAGTGAGCTCCTCCAGACTGTCTCCTGGAAACCACAGGAAGGAGAAGAGACACAAAGCATGCaggagagacacacccagagaacCAGAGGAGACACCaccacacataccagagaaag TGCCTGTAGCTGCAGAGAGACAGAGTCCCAGGAAGCCTCTACGCTTAAAGAGCCAGCCCAGGAGGCCGGTTAGG tcgAGCGTCTATGAGGAGGACAGCCTGACGTATGCAGAGTTGGAGCTAGTACGACCCAGGCCTGaaaccccctcctccacctctccgtcttctctctccatccccgaGCCTCTAGCCTCCAGCCCTTCCAGCTCTGACACTGTCTACGCCCAGATCCTATTCCGGGAGAAACCGCTGTAG
- the LOC139570613 gene encoding V-set and transmembrane domain-containing protein 4-like isoform X4, protein MVREGENLTLSCLVSQKKRSNSFLVLRWLFSPPPPSFAPLPPSPSPPLPEQLIVKLTMKKIQIYGNYSFRFSQPKFHLYEEREGREGRTEEGEVYGLLVLNVTRRDRGFYTCRVQEIRRHRNSWKASSNGTSAAQLTVYIPLDRSDEGVWRLFGDVYLCAVLLCSLGLLSIFLFTLVLTCQYLHTRHTLKKASYYLVKCPESCSGEMVTSSVSSSRLSPGNHRKEKRHKACRRDTPREPEETPPHIPEKVPVAAERQSPRKPLRLKSQPRRPVRSSVYEEDSLTYAELELVRPRPETPSSTSPSSLSIPEPLASSPSSSDTVYAQILFREKPL, encoded by the exons ATGGTTAGGGAGGGTGAGAACCTGACCCTGTCCTGCCTCGTCTCCCAGAAGAAGAGGAGCAACAGCTTCCTTGTCCTCCGAtggctcttctctcctcctcctccctcttttgctcctctccctccatccccctctcctcctcttcctgaaCAGCTGATTGTGAAGTTGACCATGAAGAAGATACAGATCTATGGGAACTACAGTTTCCGGTTCTCCCAGCCCAAGTTCCATCtgtatgaggagagagaggggagagagggaaggacagaggagggagaggtgtATGGACTGCTGGTTCTGAATGTGACTCGAAGGGACCGAGGGTTCTACACCTGCAGGGTCCAGGAGATACGCAGACACAGAAACAGCTGGAAGGCTTCGTCTAATGGCACCTCTGCAGCCCAGCTCACTG TATACATCCCACTGGACAGGAGCGATGAGGGAGTGTGGCGTCTATTTGGAG ATGTCTACTTGTGTGCAGTGCTCCTCTGCTCCTTGGGACTGCTCTCCATCTTCCTGTTCACGCTGGTCCTCACCTGCCAGTATCTGCACACACGTCATACACTCAaaaaag CCAGTTATTACCTGGTCAAGTGTCCAGAGAGCTG CTCTGGAGAGATGGTGACCAGTTCAGTGAGCTCCTCCAGACTGTCTCCTGGAAACCACAGGAAGGAGAAGAGACACAAAGCATGCaggagagacacacccagagaacCAGAGGAGACACCaccacacataccagagaaag TGCCTGTAGCTGCAGAGAGACAGAGTCCCAGGAAGCCTCTACGCTTAAAGAGCCAGCCCAGGAGGCCGGTTAGG tcgAGCGTCTATGAGGAGGACAGCCTGACGTATGCAGAGTTGGAGCTAGTACGACCCAGGCCTGaaaccccctcctccacctctccgtcttctctctccatccccgaGCCTCTAGCCTCCAGCCCTTCCAGCTCTGACACTGTCTACGCCCAGATCCTATTCCGGGAGAAACCGCTGTAG
- the LOC139570613 gene encoding V-set and transmembrane domain-containing protein 4-like isoform X1, with protein MDWLTVEMNFSYVMYVLLTRALIAGVCEALNVTVTPGPVVMVREGENLTLSCLVSQKKRSNSFLVLRWLFSPPPPSFAPLPPSPSPPLPEQLIVKLTMKKIQIYGNYSFRFSQPKFHLYEEREGREGRTEEGEVYGLLVLNVTRRDRGFYTCRVQEIRRHRNSWKASSNGTSAAQLTVYIPLDRSDEGVWRLFGDVYLCAVLLCSLGLLSIFLFTLVLTCQYLHTRHTLKKASYYLVKCPESCNPSSGEMVTSSVSSSRLSPGNHRKEKRHKACRRDTPREPEETPPHIPEKVPVAAERQSPRKPLRLKSQPRRPVRSSVYEEDSLTYAELELVRPRPETPSSTSPSSLSIPEPLASSPSSSDTVYAQILFREKPL; from the exons ATGGATTGGTTGACTGTGGAAATGAACTTCTCCTATGTAATGTATGTTCTCTTGACTAGAGCTCTCATAGCAG gtgtgtgtgaggcccTGAACGTGACCGTGACCCCTGGGCCAGTTGTCATGGTTAGGGAGGGTGAGAACCTGACCCTGTCCTGCCTCGTCTCCCAGAAGAAGAGGAGCAACAGCTTCCTTGTCCTCCGAtggctcttctctcctcctcctccctcttttgctcctctccctccatccccctctcctcctcttcctgaaCAGCTGATTGTGAAGTTGACCATGAAGAAGATACAGATCTATGGGAACTACAGTTTCCGGTTCTCCCAGCCCAAGTTCCATCtgtatgaggagagagaggggagagagggaaggacagaggagggagaggtgtATGGACTGCTGGTTCTGAATGTGACTCGAAGGGACCGAGGGTTCTACACCTGCAGGGTCCAGGAGATACGCAGACACAGAAACAGCTGGAAGGCTTCGTCTAATGGCACCTCTGCAGCCCAGCTCACTG TATACATCCCACTGGACAGGAGCGATGAGGGAGTGTGGCGTCTATTTGGAG ATGTCTACTTGTGTGCAGTGCTCCTCTGCTCCTTGGGACTGCTCTCCATCTTCCTGTTCACGCTGGTCCTCACCTGCCAGTATCTGCACACACGTCATACACTCAaaaaag CCAGTTATTACCTGGTCAAGTGTCCAGAGAGCTG TAACCCCAGCTCTGGAGAGATGGTGACCAGTTCAGTGAGCTCCTCCAGACTGTCTCCTGGAAACCACAGGAAGGAGAAGAGACACAAAGCATGCaggagagacacacccagagaacCAGAGGAGACACCaccacacataccagagaaag TGCCTGTAGCTGCAGAGAGACAGAGTCCCAGGAAGCCTCTACGCTTAAAGAGCCAGCCCAGGAGGCCGGTTAGG tcgAGCGTCTATGAGGAGGACAGCCTGACGTATGCAGAGTTGGAGCTAGTACGACCCAGGCCTGaaaccccctcctccacctctccgtcttctctctccatccccgaGCCTCTAGCCTCCAGCCCTTCCAGCTCTGACACTGTCTACGCCCAGATCCTATTCCGGGAGAAACCGCTGTAG